The following coding sequences lie in one Paracidovorax avenae genomic window:
- a CDS encoding sensor histidine kinase: MTRPLPWPLRGANSLRRKLVAPLLWTWIASAVVASLAAFWLTGRATQLVLDRVLRDDAVALASQIQWNPDGPVLAIDSRTASSMVYDSFAPSHFTLRTDDGTVLAGNAELALPQQRGDREGDADGSFFFEHDTPWGRLRQVAVHARHAGSPGVWVIVGESVAKRQMLTRELAQSIFVPVAVLGFVIVPLVLFGVRRGLQPARAVGDAMGRRGIDDLSPLPLEDVPDELRSMVQHTNDLLRRLGESVDSERRFISDAAHQLRTPVAGIHLLVEDLRRVYQADPGQPPDAEVLFELHSAADRATRLVRQLLSLAHGGTDGGAAAEPVALAPLALRTVERHMPAAAAAGKTLEAGDGLRGNGVQARALALPLLLEEALANVLDNAIRYGGAHIRVDLLPDPGLPGGGWCLQVDDDGPALPQAHREAMLAPFWRAGESTAEGSGLGLPIALKALRRMGGDLPVPEAPPGGGTRVRLLLRAA; this comes from the coding sequence GTGACGCGGCCGCTGCCGTGGCCGCTGCGCGGCGCCAACAGCCTGCGGCGCAAGCTGGTCGCGCCGCTGCTGTGGACCTGGATCGCCTCGGCCGTGGTGGCGTCGCTGGCGGCGTTCTGGCTGACCGGCCGGGCGACCCAGCTGGTGCTGGACCGCGTGCTGCGCGACGATGCCGTGGCGCTGGCATCGCAGATCCAGTGGAACCCGGACGGTCCCGTGCTGGCCATCGATTCGCGCACGGCGTCGTCCATGGTCTATGACTCCTTCGCGCCGTCGCACTTCACGCTGCGCACGGACGACGGTACCGTGCTGGCCGGCAATGCCGAACTCGCCCTGCCGCAGCAGCGGGGCGACCGCGAGGGCGATGCCGACGGATCGTTCTTTTTCGAGCACGACACGCCCTGGGGGCGGCTGCGGCAGGTGGCGGTGCATGCGCGCCATGCCGGCTCGCCGGGGGTGTGGGTGATCGTGGGCGAGTCTGTGGCCAAGCGGCAGATGCTGACCCGGGAACTGGCGCAGTCGATCTTCGTGCCGGTCGCGGTGCTGGGTTTCGTGATCGTGCCGCTGGTGCTGTTCGGCGTGCGCCGCGGCCTGCAGCCGGCCCGCGCCGTAGGCGACGCGATGGGGCGGCGCGGCATCGACGACCTCTCGCCCCTGCCGCTGGAGGACGTGCCCGACGAACTGCGCAGCATGGTGCAGCACACCAACGACCTGCTGCGGCGCCTGGGGGAGTCGGTGGATTCGGAGCGCCGCTTCATCTCGGATGCCGCGCACCAGCTGCGCACGCCCGTGGCCGGCATCCACCTGCTGGTGGAGGACCTGCGCCGGGTGTACCAGGCCGACCCGGGGCAGCCGCCCGATGCGGAGGTGCTGTTCGAGCTGCATTCGGCCGCCGACCGGGCCACGCGGCTGGTGCGCCAGTTGCTGTCCCTGGCGCATGGCGGCACGGACGGTGGCGCGGCGGCCGAGCCCGTGGCCCTGGCGCCGCTGGCGCTGCGCACCGTGGAGCGCCACATGCCTGCAGCGGCGGCAGCCGGGAAAACGCTCGAGGCCGGCGACGGCCTGCGGGGGAACGGCGTGCAGGCACGCGCACTGGCGCTGCCGCTGTTGCTGGAAGAGGCGCTGGCGAATGTGCTGGACAACGCCATCCGCTATGGCGGCGCGCATATCCGCGTGGATCTGCTGCCCGACCCCGGGCTGCCCGGCGGCGGCTGGTGCCTGCAGGTGGACGACGACGGGCCGGCGCTGCCGCAGGCGCACCGCGAGGCCATGCTGGCCCCGTTCTGGCGTGCGGGCGAGTCCACCGCGGAAGGCTCGGGGCTGGGCCTGCCCATCGCCCTCAAGGCCTTGCGCCGCATGGGGGGCGACCTGCCGGTGCCTGAAGCGCCGCCCGGCGGGGGCACGCGGGTGCGGCTGCTGCTGCGCGCGGCCTGA
- a CDS encoding efflux RND transporter periplasmic adaptor subunit, whose amino-acid sequence MKTTFPNLSKRMAWCGGAALLTAVAAAAVLVLLPSRESAAADAPAPLLPELSRSGKVADGVVRVSSSQAATLDLGPVQQRAFEDVQQAIGNIDFNQDRTVPVSTAYAGRIARVLVKAGDTVRAGQTLYTVNVPDIAQAASALVSTAGTLRSATETLRRAQALVGDNSIAQKEYQQNLSDQQAADAAYRAARKTLQLFGLAEADIQRIERDHAIDVEMPVKSPIDGRVVARSAQPGLLTQPGASPAPVTVSDVRTLWMVASVPESDFSRYKVGQPVSVHVQAWPGRDFTGRISYVGDTVDAGTHRFVVRADVADPDRALRPQMLADFRITLAAPQEAAAVPATAVVRETSGDNVVWMAQGARDPLGVRLQRRAVTVGRSDGGEVQIMAGLQPGDRVAQRNALLLSNLYEAGAAE is encoded by the coding sequence ATGAAGACCACGTTCCCGAACCTGAGCAAGCGCATGGCCTGGTGCGGCGGTGCAGCCCTGCTGACCGCCGTCGCCGCCGCGGCGGTGCTGGTGCTGCTGCCCTCCAGGGAGTCGGCCGCCGCCGATGCGCCCGCGCCGTTGCTGCCCGAGCTGTCGCGGTCCGGCAAGGTGGCCGACGGCGTGGTGCGCGTGTCCTCCAGCCAGGCCGCCACGCTGGACCTGGGGCCGGTGCAGCAGCGCGCCTTCGAGGACGTGCAGCAGGCCATCGGCAACATCGACTTCAACCAGGACCGCACGGTGCCCGTCTCCACCGCCTATGCGGGCCGCATCGCGCGGGTGCTGGTCAAGGCCGGCGACACCGTGCGCGCCGGGCAGACGCTCTACACGGTGAACGTGCCCGACATCGCGCAGGCCGCATCGGCGCTGGTATCGACCGCCGGTACGCTGCGCTCGGCCACCGAAACCCTGCGCCGCGCGCAGGCGCTGGTGGGCGACAACAGCATCGCGCAGAAGGAATACCAGCAGAACCTGTCGGACCAGCAGGCGGCCGATGCGGCGTACCGGGCCGCGCGCAAGACGCTGCAGCTGTTCGGCCTGGCCGAGGCCGACATCCAGCGCATCGAGCGGGACCATGCCATCGATGTCGAGATGCCGGTGAAGAGCCCGATCGATGGCCGCGTCGTCGCGCGGTCCGCCCAGCCGGGGCTGCTGACCCAGCCCGGTGCATCGCCCGCGCCGGTCACGGTGTCGGACGTGCGCACGCTCTGGATGGTGGCCAGCGTGCCCGAGTCGGATTTCTCGCGCTACAAGGTGGGCCAGCCGGTGAGCGTGCATGTGCAGGCGTGGCCGGGCCGGGACTTCACCGGCCGCATCAGCTACGTGGGGGACACGGTGGATGCCGGCACGCATCGCTTCGTGGTGCGGGCCGACGTGGCCGACCCCGATCGCGCGCTGCGCCCGCAGATGCTGGCGGACTTCCGCATCACGCTCGCGGCGCCGCAGGAGGCCGCCGCGGTGCCGGCGACGGCGGTGGTGCGCGAGACCTCGGGCGACAACGTGGTCTGGATGGCGCAGGGCGCCAGGGACCCGCTGGGCGTGCGGCTGCAGCGCCGCGCCGTCACCGTGGGGCGCAGCGACGGGGGCGAGGTGCAGATCATGGCCGGCCTGCAGCCGGGCGATCGCGTCGCGCAACGCAATGCGCTGCTGCTGAGCAACCTGTACGAGGCCGGCGCGGCCGAGTAG
- a CDS encoding efflux RND transporter permease subunit — MFRPLLAFVLSRRPIVLLGLLAFMAAGILAFLHLNVEAYPNPAPVILEITAQAPGQSAEEMERYYTRPMEVGLATTPGVDNIRSTSFYGLSFVRVTFKYGTDYYFALTQVANNLQANVSLPNSVQPQIQASSLVGEILRYQVKGPPGMGLTQLRTLQDWVIQRRLLTVPGVAQVVTWGGTTKEYHVEPDPKLLESRGVTLQQLISAIGNANLNVGGRAVSVGDQSVNIRGLGAVENLADIGNVVITQQNGLPIQVKDVARIAEGTVPRLGEAGRDDQNDVVTGVVIMNRTLHTKDVMERVQQAVEKINGDHSLPPGVHLAPYYDRSALVNVTTHTVLHNLVFGCLLVFLIQWIFLGDLRSAVIVSVNIPFALFFSIMILVLTNESANLLSLGAVDFGIIVDSAVILVENVFRNFQRSRGDRATALRALAREPDGAALAPATGWTARLRTIYLSARQVDSSVLFSTCITIAAFTPLFTMQGVEGQIFGPMARTYGYALAGALLATFTVTPVLASYLLPRKVEEKETLIVRAIHRAYRPALHWVLAHARTTVAIGCVALLAGGLLATRLGSEFLPALEEGNLWIRASMPPTISLEAGTEQVNRMRALIKAYPEVVTVVSQHGRPDDGSDASGFNNVELFAPLKPFGEWRPGMTKERLVAELQSKFESAFPGVGFNFSQYIQDNVEEGLSGVKGANSVKIIGPDLPTLERLADEVMGVMRQVDGVADLGTFHTLGQPNMNIHIDRARAARYGLNTGDVNATIQAALAGTNATTVLEGDRQFGLTVRFPKEQRGSIDAVRALRIGYTTSGGGTAFIPLTDVATISVDTGATYIYHESNERYIPIKFSARGRDLGSTVSEVQRKVAEQVRLPEGYRITYAGEFEELQQAKARMMIAIPLAVALIVVLLYALFSNFAYSLLTLAAVPFTVLGGVLALWVSGQVLSVSAIIGFISLLGVSVMDGILILTCFKELRAAGRNALDAITEAYESRMRPLLMTALSACIGLFPAALSHSIGSEVQRPLATVVVGGMLIGPLFLLLVVPALRLLVLRRMKLSSRRQGLGGKRPRVEREGI; from the coding sequence GTGTTTCGACCCCTTCTGGCCTTCGTGCTCTCGCGCCGGCCCATCGTGCTGCTGGGCCTGCTGGCCTTCATGGCCGCCGGCATCCTCGCCTTCCTCCACCTCAACGTGGAGGCCTACCCCAACCCGGCGCCGGTGATCCTGGAGATCACGGCGCAGGCGCCCGGCCAGTCGGCCGAGGAAATGGAGCGCTACTACACCCGGCCTATGGAAGTGGGCCTGGCCACCACGCCGGGCGTGGACAACATCCGCTCGACCTCGTTCTACGGCCTGTCGTTCGTGCGCGTCACCTTCAAGTACGGCACCGACTACTACTTCGCGCTCACGCAGGTGGCCAACAACCTGCAGGCCAACGTCAGCCTGCCGAACAGCGTGCAGCCGCAGATCCAGGCGTCGAGCCTGGTGGGCGAGATCCTGCGCTACCAGGTCAAGGGGCCGCCGGGCATGGGCCTGACACAGCTGCGCACGCTGCAGGACTGGGTGATCCAGCGCCGGCTGCTCACGGTGCCCGGCGTGGCGCAGGTGGTGACCTGGGGCGGCACCACCAAGGAATACCACGTGGAGCCGGACCCGAAGCTGCTGGAGTCGCGCGGCGTGACGCTGCAGCAGCTCATCTCCGCCATCGGCAACGCCAACCTCAACGTGGGCGGGCGCGCCGTCAGCGTGGGCGACCAGTCGGTCAACATCCGCGGCCTGGGCGCGGTGGAGAACCTGGCCGACATCGGCAACGTGGTCATCACCCAGCAGAACGGGCTGCCGATCCAGGTGAAGGATGTGGCGCGCATTGCCGAAGGCACGGTGCCGCGCCTGGGCGAGGCCGGGCGCGACGACCAGAACGACGTGGTGACCGGCGTGGTGATCATGAACCGCACGCTGCACACCAAGGACGTGATGGAGCGCGTGCAGCAGGCGGTGGAGAAGATCAACGGCGACCACAGCCTGCCGCCCGGCGTGCACCTGGCGCCGTACTACGACCGCTCGGCGCTGGTGAACGTGACCACGCACACGGTGCTGCACAACCTGGTGTTCGGCTGCCTGCTGGTGTTCCTCATCCAGTGGATCTTCCTGGGCGACTTGCGCAGCGCGGTGATCGTGAGCGTGAACATTCCGTTCGCGCTGTTCTTCAGCATCATGATCCTGGTCCTGACCAACGAATCGGCCAACCTGCTGTCGCTCGGGGCGGTGGATTTCGGGATCATCGTGGACTCGGCGGTGATCCTGGTGGAGAACGTGTTCCGCAACTTCCAGCGCAGCCGGGGCGACCGGGCGACGGCGCTGCGCGCGCTGGCGCGCGAGCCCGACGGGGCGGCGCTCGCTCCCGCCACGGGATGGACGGCGCGGTTGCGCACCATCTACCTGAGCGCCCGGCAGGTGGACAGCTCGGTGCTGTTCTCCACCTGCATCACGATCGCCGCGTTCACGCCGCTCTTCACCATGCAAGGGGTGGAAGGGCAGATCTTCGGGCCCATGGCGCGCACCTACGGCTACGCCCTGGCGGGCGCGCTGCTGGCCACCTTCACCGTCACGCCGGTGCTGGCGAGCTACCTGCTGCCGCGCAAGGTGGAGGAGAAGGAGACGCTCATCGTGCGCGCCATCCACCGCGCCTACCGGCCCGCGCTGCACTGGGTGCTGGCCCATGCGCGCACCACGGTGGCGATCGGCTGCGTCGCGCTGCTGGCGGGCGGCCTGCTGGCGACGCGCCTGGGCAGCGAATTCCTGCCGGCGCTGGAAGAGGGCAACCTGTGGATACGCGCCTCCATGCCGCCGACCATCTCGCTGGAGGCCGGCACCGAGCAGGTCAACCGCATGCGGGCGCTGATCAAGGCCTATCCGGAGGTCGTCACCGTGGTCTCGCAGCATGGCCGGCCGGACGATGGCAGCGATGCCTCGGGCTTCAACAATGTGGAGCTGTTCGCGCCGCTCAAGCCCTTCGGGGAGTGGCGGCCCGGCATGACCAAGGAACGCCTGGTGGCCGAGCTGCAGTCGAAGTTCGAAAGCGCCTTCCCGGGCGTGGGTTTCAATTTCTCGCAATACATCCAGGACAACGTGGAAGAGGGCCTGTCTGGCGTGAAGGGGGCCAATTCGGTCAAGATCATCGGTCCCGACCTGCCCACGCTGGAGCGTCTGGCCGACGAGGTGATGGGGGTGATGCGGCAGGTCGATGGCGTGGCCGACCTGGGGACCTTCCACACGCTGGGCCAGCCGAACATGAACATCCACATCGACCGTGCCCGCGCCGCCCGCTACGGACTGAACACGGGCGACGTGAACGCCACCATCCAGGCCGCGCTGGCCGGCACCAATGCCACCACGGTGCTGGAAGGCGACCGTCAGTTCGGCCTGACGGTGCGCTTCCCGAAGGAGCAGCGCGGCAGCATCGACGCGGTGCGGGCGCTGCGCATCGGCTACACCACGAGCGGCGGCGGCACGGCCTTCATCCCGCTGACCGACGTGGCCACGATTTCGGTGGACACGGGCGCCACTTACATCTACCACGAGAGCAACGAGCGCTACATCCCGATCAAGTTCAGCGCGCGCGGCCGCGACCTGGGCAGCACGGTGTCGGAGGTGCAGCGCAAGGTGGCCGAGCAGGTACGGCTGCCCGAGGGCTACCGCATCACCTATGCGGGCGAGTTCGAGGAACTGCAACAGGCCAAGGCGCGCATGATGATCGCCATCCCGCTGGCGGTGGCGCTGATCGTGGTGCTGCTGTATGCGCTTTTCAGCAATTTCGCGTACAGCCTGCTCACGCTGGCGGCCGTGCCCTTCACCGTGCTGGGCGGGGTGCTGGCGCTCTGGGTGTCGGGCCAGGTGCTGAGCGTGTCGGCCATCATCGGCTTCATCTCGCTGCTGGGCGTGTCGGTGATGGACGGCATCCTGATCCTGACCTGCTTCAAGGAGCTGCGCGCGGCGGGCCGCAATGCCCTGGACGCGATCACCGAAGCGTACGAGAGCCGCATGCGGCCGCTGTTGATGACGGCGCTCTCGGCCTGCATCGGGCTGTTCCCGGCCGCCCTGTCGCACAGCATCGGCAGCGAGGTGCAGCGGCCCCTGGCCACGGTCGTGGTGGGCGGCATGCTGATCGGGCCGCTGTTCCTGCTGCTGGTCGTGCCGGCCCTGCGCCTGTTGGTGCTGCGGCGCATGAAGTTGTCCAGCCGCCGCCAGGGACTGGGAGGCAAGAGGCCACGCGTCGAGAGGGAAGGGATATGA
- a CDS encoding efflux transporter outer membrane subunit, producing the protein MTLMFERALCAAAVSLALALSGCAVGADHAAPATPAPASLTREALALPLRPGPVAPDWWKVFGSAPLDALVAEALAHSPTVDAARATLRAAQENVAAQRGLFYPQVQASQNNTRQNTGKTQSSPLNSGDTVFNYHTAQLSVAYTPDLFGGNRRQIESLQASAEQQLWQLEGARLTLASNLVGAVLQGAMLAEQVELTGKAVAAMQEQLRVMRNLQRAGYASGLDVATQENLLSQAQQALPPLQKQLEQTRNLVAVLAGRTPDAVLPMPGLADLAPPPLPQAVPSQLVAQRPDVRAAESALHAASASIGVAEAARFPQLSLTAALGGGATDFGRMFSAGNAVWSLGAGLLMPIFDGGTLAARQRAAEAQFDAAAAQYRGAVLTAFQNVADTLYALSIDQRSLQVADASVEATRSGYELTRSQLAQGYASRPSLLAAEQAWRQAQAARAAAYGTLLGDSVALYQAVGGGVQP; encoded by the coding sequence ATGACCTTGATGTTTGAAAGAGCGCTTTGCGCTGCCGCCGTGTCGCTGGCGCTGGCCCTGTCGGGTTGCGCGGTGGGGGCCGACCATGCCGCGCCCGCCACGCCGGCCCCGGCGTCGCTGACCCGCGAGGCGCTGGCATTGCCGCTGCGGCCCGGGCCGGTGGCGCCGGACTGGTGGAAGGTGTTCGGCAGCGCGCCGCTCGATGCCCTGGTGGCCGAGGCGCTGGCGCACAGCCCCACGGTCGATGCCGCGCGCGCCACCCTGCGCGCGGCGCAGGAGAACGTGGCTGCCCAGCGCGGGCTGTTCTATCCGCAGGTACAGGCAAGCCAGAACAACACGCGGCAGAACACGGGGAAAACCCAATCGTCGCCGCTGAATTCGGGCGACACGGTGTTCAACTACCACACCGCGCAGCTCAGCGTGGCCTACACGCCCGACCTGTTCGGCGGCAACCGGCGCCAGATCGAATCGCTGCAGGCCTCGGCCGAGCAGCAGCTTTGGCAACTGGAGGGCGCGCGCCTGACGTTGGCGAGCAACCTGGTCGGTGCCGTGCTGCAGGGGGCCATGCTGGCCGAGCAGGTGGAGCTGACCGGGAAAGCCGTGGCTGCGATGCAGGAGCAACTGCGGGTGATGCGCAACCTGCAGCGCGCCGGCTATGCCAGCGGCCTGGACGTGGCCACGCAGGAGAACCTGCTGAGCCAGGCGCAGCAGGCGCTGCCGCCGCTGCAGAAGCAGCTGGAGCAGACCCGCAACCTCGTGGCGGTGCTGGCGGGCCGCACGCCCGATGCGGTGTTGCCCATGCCAGGGTTGGCAGATCTCGCCCCGCCGCCGCTGCCCCAGGCCGTGCCGTCGCAACTGGTGGCGCAGCGGCCCGACGTGCGCGCGGCCGAGAGCGCGCTGCATGCAGCCAGCGCATCGATCGGCGTGGCGGAGGCAGCGCGCTTTCCGCAACTGTCGCTGACGGCGGCGCTGGGCGGCGGCGCCACGGATTTCGGCCGCATGTTCTCTGCGGGCAATGCGGTCTGGTCGCTGGGCGCCGGCCTGCTCATGCCGATCTTCGACGGCGGGACGCTCGCCGCGCGCCAGCGCGCGGCCGAGGCGCAGTTCGATGCGGCGGCGGCGCAGTACCGCGGCGCGGTGCTGACGGCGTTCCAGAACGTCGCGGACACGCTGTATGCGCTGTCCATCGACCAGCGGTCCCTGCAGGTGGCCGATGCCAGCGTGGAGGCCACGCGGTCCGGCTACGAACTCACGCGCTCGCAGCTCGCGCAGGGCTATGCCTCGCGGCCGTCGCTGCTGGCTGCCGAGCAGGCGTGGCGGCAGGCGCAGGCTGCGCGGGCCGCTGCCTACGGTACGCTGCTGGGCGACAGCGTGGCGCTCTACCAGGCGGTGGGCGGCGGCGTCCAGCCGTGA
- a CDS encoding DUF2252 domain-containing protein: MDAVQEILHYNAGRDPERLALKYEHMRSDPFVFLRGTCHLFYARLPRGGIFKSAPPAWCCGDLHLENFGSYKGQHRIAYFDLNDFDEAALAPATWDLVRLLASLRVGAGSLQLAPLAVEELCTAFLSAYVHALGDGKAYWVEPQTAQGLVRTLLDGLRDRQRAAFLDSRTVTKGRKRRLRTDGRKALPVTDAQRAGVLGFMEDFAKAQQHDPDHPHFFRVLDVARRIAGTGSLGVDRYAILVEGKGSPDGNYLLDLKQALPSSLVPHLKTKQPRWGTQAERVVAVQRRVQAVSMAFLQPVEMDGRPYVLRGLQPLEDRVTIAGASQKLADIRGVVATMGRLVAWGQLRSAGRQGSAIADELIDYARRGKWQAKLQAAAAEMAEKTLRDAADYNAAYDDGVFRL, translated from the coding sequence ATGGACGCCGTACAGGAAATCCTCCACTACAACGCGGGCCGCGACCCGGAACGACTGGCGCTCAAGTACGAGCACATGCGCAGCGATCCCTTCGTCTTCCTGCGCGGCACCTGCCACCTGTTCTACGCCCGACTGCCACGGGGCGGCATCTTCAAGTCGGCGCCGCCCGCCTGGTGCTGCGGCGACCTGCACCTGGAGAATTTCGGCAGCTACAAGGGCCAGCACCGGATCGCGTACTTTGACCTGAACGACTTCGACGAAGCCGCGCTCGCCCCCGCCACCTGGGACCTCGTGCGGCTGCTGGCCAGCCTGCGGGTGGGTGCCGGCAGCCTGCAACTCGCACCCCTCGCGGTGGAAGAACTCTGCACGGCCTTCCTGTCCGCCTACGTCCATGCCCTGGGCGACGGCAAGGCCTACTGGGTGGAGCCGCAGACCGCGCAGGGGCTGGTCCGCACCCTGCTGGACGGGTTGCGGGACCGGCAGCGCGCCGCCTTCCTCGACAGCCGCACGGTCACGAAAGGCCGCAAGCGCAGACTGCGCACCGACGGACGCAAGGCCCTGCCCGTCACCGACGCCCAGCGTGCCGGGGTGCTGGGTTTCATGGAAGACTTCGCCAAGGCGCAACAGCACGACCCGGACCATCCGCACTTCTTCCGCGTGCTCGACGTGGCCCGCCGCATCGCCGGCACCGGCAGCCTGGGCGTGGACCGCTACGCCATCCTCGTGGAAGGCAAGGGCTCGCCCGACGGCAACTACCTGCTGGACCTCAAGCAGGCCCTGCCCTCATCGCTGGTACCGCACCTGAAGACGAAGCAGCCCCGCTGGGGCACGCAGGCCGAACGGGTGGTGGCCGTGCAGCGGCGCGTGCAGGCCGTCTCGATGGCGTTCCTGCAGCCGGTGGAGATGGACGGACGGCCCTACGTGCTGCGCGGCCTGCAGCCCCTGGAGGACCGCGTGACCATCGCCGGCGCCAGCCAGAAGCTCGCCGACATCCGCGGCGTCGTCGCCACCATGGGCCGGCTGGTCGCCTGGGGCCAGCTGCGCAGCGCCGGCCGCCAGGGTTCGGCCATCGCGGACGAACTGATCGACTACGCACGCCGCGGCAAGTGGCAGGCCAAGCTGCAGGCCGCCGCGGCGGAGATGGCCGAGAAGACGCTGCGCGACGCGGCCGACTACAACGCCGCCTACGACGACGGCGTGTTCCGTCTCTGA
- a CDS encoding ABC transporter ATP-binding protein, whose amino-acid sequence MAARDDDAPLLRLQDVHVHYRGAIAALQGVSLDVRGGEIHALLGANGAGKSTVLRAVSQLLPALRGQVTRGRIAFDGDDVLRATPDALVRRGLVPVLEGRHCFPSLTIEENLVAGGLGGGAPRSRLAQDLERVYAAFPRLQALRRTPAGLASGGEQQMAAIGRALMARPRLLVLDEPSMGLAPRTVEDIFRELARLNREEGLTLLIAEQNSTVALRHSHRATVLETGRSALCGSAADLRERADIRALYFGEGVPAQEWAQAA is encoded by the coding sequence ATGGCCGCACGGGACGACGACGCACCACTGCTGCGCCTGCAGGACGTGCATGTGCACTACCGGGGCGCCATCGCCGCGCTGCAGGGCGTGAGCCTGGACGTGCGGGGCGGCGAGATCCACGCCCTGCTGGGCGCCAACGGCGCCGGCAAGTCCACCGTGCTGCGCGCCGTCTCGCAGTTGCTGCCGGCCCTGCGCGGCCAGGTCACGCGCGGGCGCATCGCTTTCGATGGCGACGATGTGCTGCGCGCCACGCCGGACGCGCTGGTGCGCCGCGGCCTGGTGCCCGTGCTGGAGGGCCGGCACTGCTTCCCGTCGCTCACGATCGAGGAGAACCTCGTCGCCGGCGGCCTGGGCGGCGGCGCGCCGCGCTCGCGGCTCGCGCAGGACCTGGAGCGCGTCTATGCCGCCTTCCCGCGCCTGCAGGCCCTGCGCCGCACGCCCGCCGGGCTCGCCTCCGGCGGCGAGCAGCAGATGGCCGCCATCGGCCGCGCGCTGATGGCCCGGCCCCGCCTGCTGGTGCTGGACGAACCCAGCATGGGGCTCGCGCCCCGCACCGTGGAGGACATCTTCCGCGAACTGGCACGCCTCAACCGCGAGGAAGGGCTGACGCTGCTCATCGCCGAGCAGAACTCCACCGTGGCACTGCGCCACTCCCACCGCGCCACCGTGCTCGAGACCGGCCGCAGCGCCCTGTGCGGCAGCGCCGCGGACCTGCGCGAGCGCGCCGACATCCGGGCGCTGTACTTCGGCGAAGGCGTGCCGGCGCAGGAGTGGGCGCAGGCGGCCTGA
- a CDS encoding SfnB family sulfur acquisition oxidoreductase, with product MSAVLQNPATEQPVRPHALQAALQPGQPVPGLPRPAAPAHVIRDDREALAIAHGLAERFREGAALRDRDRLWPVEEIDAYSQSGLWAINVPRAHGGAEVSYATLAEVIAIISAADPSIGQITQNHLGIVAAIRTVSDEAQQRLLFGEILAGARFGNAFSESGSRRAADFETRFIEDGDHVVVTGRKFYSSGALLAHYVPIVANDPQGRAWYAIAERDAPGLSVIDDWSSFGQRTTLSGTVLIDRVRVPRTHLVPAWKGYDRPSADGAIFQIIQAAVDVGIARNAIEDTQDFVRTKTRPWVDSQRDTAAEDPYTIHAVGDLQIRLHASEALLERAGRAIDRALAAPDADTVAAAQIAVAEAKVLSTEIALQAANKLFELAGTRSTLGQYHLDRHWRNARTHTLHDPVRWKYAIVGNYHLNGVKPPFHAWS from the coding sequence ATGTCCGCCGTGCTCCAGAACCCCGCCACCGAACAGCCCGTCCGCCCGCACGCCCTGCAGGCGGCCCTGCAGCCCGGCCAGCCCGTGCCGGGGCTGCCACGTCCCGCAGCCCCGGCCCACGTGATACGCGACGACCGGGAAGCCCTGGCCATCGCCCATGGCCTGGCCGAGCGCTTCCGCGAAGGCGCCGCGCTGCGCGACCGCGACCGGCTCTGGCCGGTGGAGGAGATCGACGCCTATTCCCAGAGCGGCCTCTGGGCCATCAACGTGCCGCGCGCCCACGGCGGCGCGGAGGTGTCCTATGCCACGCTCGCTGAGGTCATCGCGATCATCTCCGCGGCCGACCCCTCCATCGGCCAGATCACCCAGAACCACCTGGGCATCGTGGCCGCCATCCGCACCGTGTCGGACGAGGCCCAGCAGCGCCTGCTGTTCGGCGAGATCCTCGCGGGCGCGCGCTTCGGCAACGCCTTTTCCGAATCGGGCTCCCGCCGCGCCGCGGACTTCGAGACCCGTTTCATCGAGGACGGCGACCACGTCGTGGTGACCGGGCGCAAGTTCTACTCCAGCGGCGCGCTGCTGGCGCACTACGTGCCCATCGTGGCCAACGATCCGCAGGGCCGCGCCTGGTATGCCATCGCCGAGCGTGACGCACCCGGCCTGTCGGTCATCGACGACTGGAGCAGCTTCGGCCAGCGCACCACGCTGAGCGGCACCGTGCTCATCGACCGGGTCCGCGTGCCCCGCACCCACCTCGTGCCGGCCTGGAAGGGCTACGACCGGCCTTCCGCGGACGGCGCGATCTTCCAGATCATCCAGGCCGCGGTGGACGTGGGCATCGCGCGCAACGCCATCGAGGATACGCAGGACTTCGTGCGCACCAAGACCCGCCCCTGGGTGGACAGCCAGCGCGACACCGCCGCCGAAGACCCCTACACCATCCACGCGGTGGGCGACCTGCAGATCCGCCTGCACGCGAGCGAGGCGCTGCTGGAGCGCGCGGGCCGCGCCATCGACCGCGCCCTGGCTGCGCCCGACGCGGACACCGTGGCCGCCGCGCAGATCGCGGTGGCCGAGGCCAAGGTGCTCTCCACCGAGATCGCCCTGCAGGCCGCCAACAAGCTCTTCGAACTCGCCGGCACGCGTTCCACGCTGGGCCAGTACCACCTGGACCGCCACTGGCGCAATGCGCGCACCCACACGCTGCACGACCCGGTGCGGTGGAAGTACGCCATCGTGGGCAACTACCACCTGAACGGCGTGAAACCGCCCTTCCACGCCTGGAGCTGA